The Fructilactobacillus myrtifloralis genome segment GCAGGTTAATTCGGGTATGGCGCTCTCCCACCCAGCGGAAAGTTTTACGAACGGGTGCATTGCTTCCAGTGGCAACGGGCAGCGATTCGGTTATTGCATACCGGCGCCGTCAAGCCGACCAATGTCTCCTAGTATTGGTAAATTTAAGTCAACAGGTTGTAACCTCACAGTCGTCCTACCGCGGCCGGGTGGTTTTGGATAATTACACCGTTGCACCACCGACAACAACGCAAACAATTACCAAATTACAACCCTACCAGGCTCTGGTTTTATGGGAACTGTAATCTAAAGTGAACCGAAGTGCCGGGCTTTAAAGTAGTGGCTTGACTAGATGAGAGCGAGGTTGCAGGAATTTAACGCAAGTTACGTAATTACAGAATGTGTTACTAATGTTACATCATTACAAAATCGGCTGCTTTTTTAAACCGGCTGTAACATCACTGTAACAATGAGCCGTTAGTATAGGTACTGTTAAATGATTCAGTAATCACTTAACGGAACTCAAGAATTCGTAAACTAATGTTGATAATTATTTATTTAATAAGGAGAGATTTACTCAATGAAATTTAAAGGACTAAAAACTGCTGCTGCCATTACCGCTGTTTCTGCTGGTGTTTTGTTTGCCGGTGCTAACAACGCTGACGCTTCTACGAACGTAACGGTTAAATCTGGGGACACGCTTTCACAAATCGCCCAAGACTACAACGTAACGGTTCAAAGCTTAAAGGAAGCTAACAAAATCCAAGACATTAACCGGATTTACGTTGGTGAAACTTTTGTAATCGGTGACAATGGTAACGTTCAAGTTGCTGCTCCTCAAGCACCAGCTGCTCAACCTCACTACGAAGTTAAGCAAGCAACTGCTCAACCAGCTGCTCAAACTGAAACTCCAGCTGCACAACCAGCCGAAGCTAGCCAACCTGCTGCACAACCGGTTCAAGCACAAGCACAAGCACAAGCTCCAGCTAAGACTGAAGCCCCAGCTGCTCAACCAGTTCAAGCTCAAGCACAAACTCCAGCTCAACCAGCTACTCAACAACAACCAGCTGCTAAACCAGCCGTAGCTGCACAACCAGCTCAAACGCAAGCTCCAGCTGCTACCCAAGCAAGCAGCAATACTGGTGCCGAAAGTGATGGTTCCTTAGACTCCATCGCCGCTGTTGAATCTGGTGGCTCATACACGGCCCGGAATGGTCAATACATTGGTAAATACCAATTGTCTTCATCATACTTGAACGGTGACTACTCACCAGCTAACCAAGAACGGGTTGCTCGTCAATACGCAATTAGTCGTTACGGTTCAGTTGCGAACGCCGTTGCTTTCCGGAACGCCCACAACTACTGGTAAAAAGTAAATTAAACTAACGAAAAGGACGCTACTTGAGTAGCGTCCTTTTTTGTGGTTTAAATTTATAAATGAGGGATACCTTGCTGTAAATCAAGAGGGATATGATGCAAATGTTGGGGGGTCCCTCAGGAATTTACTATCTATTTTGCTGGTGATATTGATGTGCAAAATGGAGATATTCCTAATGCAAAATATCGTTGATGGTCAATTAACTATTTCCATCTCTATTGATGAAGAAGGATTTTATACTATTTAATTTAGTATTAACATTTTCAAAGCTAAAATTAATAATATTGATTACATTACGGATGGAAATCTACAAATTGATTTCAAAATCAAACCATATAATATTCCGGTAGTAAAACAATATGCTGAGGCTATAGATTTTGTAAAAACAAAATGGTCAAAAATTGTTATTGCTAGTTCCCCACTTACTTTAGCAACAGTAGCTAACGGTTTTGCTTCTATCTGTGTTGATATTTATGGTATTATGTCATAATTTAAAACTGTAATGAAGATATTAATTAATATCTTCATTACAGTTTTTAGTTTAAATATTTTTTAATTTTTTTATATGTGATTCTCTTTTTTTAAGAAAAGACGATAAAAATATAAATAAACAAAATTCACTAGATATAAAACCATATAAAAGAAAAAGAAGAAAATAAGTAAATATTTTAGGTCTAAATTCATTATATTGAAAAACAATAAGTATAAATAAAATTATAGATGTTATAAATAAAATATAGTATACTTTTTTTCTTTTCATTAAAATTAAATAAATATAGTCCTTAACAATTAGATCCATTTTCCTAAGATTTCGTTTTCTTCTTTTTTTCCCCAATGATGTCAATAAGAACAACATAAGCAAACATAATTCAAATCCCAAAATAAAAAAAAGGAAAAAATTAATTGTAACATCGTTTGTAAGAATTAATCCCAAGTTAATAATAGTTAATATTATTTCTAACATGCTTAAAATAATTAAACTTGATTTGATGACTTTTTTATATCTATCGTAAGTAATCATAATTTTATGTTTTTTCATTAGTTATTCTCCATTTATAAATCTAATACTGGTTAATCAATAATTCTTTAAATAAGACATAATCCACATTTTTCACTATAATCTACTTCCATAATATTTACTGAACTAATAATTGCAAATTTTAGGTACACTTTTTCGGTTAGTTAAGCTTTGAAGGCATGTACAGCGAATTAAAAAAGCTCCCCACCTAGGATTAGATGGTTGTCTAACCTTGTGGGAGAGCTTGTTTTTTATGCGTAATGCTTATTTATAAATAATGGCAAATCCGCCAGGGCCTACGTGCGTCATAATTACTGGGCAGGTGAGGCGTACCAACACGTGAATGTCCGGTCGGGCTTCCTTAATCCGGTTTGCAACTACGTCAACGTCTTCCGTAGAGTCCACGTAAGAGAGGCCGACTTCCTTCACCTTCGGATCCTTAATTAGGGTTTCGGTAATTTCATCTCGAACCTTGTGCATTTTCTTGGCGCCCCGACACTTAGCCACAATTGCTAACTGGTCATCCTTCAGTTCTAAGACCGGTTTGAGTTGAATGAGGGAAGAAATAAAACCAACGGCTCGACTAGCGCGTCCCCCCTTGACCAAGTAGTCAAAGCTATTTACGAACACGTGGAGGCTGATCTCTGGAATCATGGCCACCACCGCTTTTTCAATTTCATCCGGAGTGCTACCTTTCTGGGCTAATTTAGCGGCTTCTAAGACTTCAAACGCCATTCCCCGATCGGTGGACTGACTATCGATAACTCGGATATCGCCTTCCACTTGCTGGGCTGCAGACCGGGCCGTTTCCACCGTCCCACTGATTACGTGAGTGAGGTGAATCGAAATAATGCTACCGTGGGGATCATCGTTAAGGATTTGTTCGTAAGTTTCTACGAACTGACCTAACGCAGGTTGACTGGTTTTGGGAAATTCCGTTTCGTCATCCTTTAGCATGTCAGAAAACTGTTGCCGGGTGATGTCAACGTTATCACGGTACGTCTTTCCTTCAAAACTGACCTGTAAAGGAATGACGTGCAAATCATTTTCAGTGATCTCTTCTGGAGTTAGTTGGGCAGTTGAATCTGTAACGATATGAATCATAATGTGAACTTCCTTTCGGATGGTTAATTTTGATTAAGGTTCGGATGAGTTGCTAACTAAGTACTCATATTTTACCACGCTTTAAAGCTCGGGCCGTTCCTTTTTAAACCAGCTGATTTATGCGAAAATAGAAATAATGATCAATGATAGGAGGAACTGCGTATGAGCCGAGCACCTCGTTCCGAAATTCGGTTAACTTCGGTTTTAATTTATTCGCTACTACTTAATTCGGGAGCGGCCTTGATGTGGCCGTTAACGACCGTTTATATGCACGATACCTTGCACGAGTCACTCACGGTCGCGGGAACGGTGTTATTCATCATGTCGTGTTTCATGGTGTTAGGTAATTACCTGGGCGGACGGTTGTTTGACCGCTGGTCGCCTTACCAGACCGCCATCATTAGTATTTCGATTGCATTAATCGCTGTTATTTGGTTAATTTTTGCGCATGGCTGGCCCATGTTCGCCATTCTCCTGTTTGTCTACGGGCTCGGCGAGGGCGCCAGTCTGACCCTGTTAAATGCCTATGCAGCCAAGGTGCAAAGCAGAAGTACCCGCCAGGTGTTTAACTCCGTTTACATCGGTGTGAACCTGGGCGTGGTAATTGGGACGACGGCGGTTGGCTACCTCATGAAGTATGGAGTGGCCGTCGTCTTTACGGTCGCCGCGTTCTTTTACGTCATTCTGTTACTCATGACGATTCTTGAGTTTAACGTTAAATTTCCCCCGGTGCAAGCCCATTTGCATGCGGCAGGTGACCAGGGGGTTGATATGGGACCAACTCCCCGCCCACGTCCGCGCTTAATTTGGTTAATTTGTGGAATGGTCTTTTTTATCTATTTAAGTTACACATTGTGGGAAAGTGTCATGCCAGTTCACATGGGGGACCTGCACATTTCCTTTGAAAAATATAGTTTAATTTGGCCCATCAACGGGTTGTTAATTGTAATTGGGCAACCAATCGTGAATCGGATTGGGCTACATTTCCGCATGGTCCCCCAAATTGCGTTTGGGGTAACGGTGTTTGCGGCGACCTTCTTTATGTTAATCTGGGCGCGTGACTACCACTGGTTTGTCATTATCATGGTCATCTTAACCCTTGGAGAGATGAACGGACTCCCCGCCATTCCGGCCTGGATTGATAGTTTGGCGGATGCACGAGCAAAGGGGAGGTATCAAGGCATGTTTAACATTTTCATGTCCCTGGGTCGGGCAGTAGGGCCCTTGTTTGGCGGGCTGATGGTAGAATGGTTTAACTATCCGATTCTATTTGCGGTCGCCGGGAGCTCGATTTTACTGGCCTTAGGCGCTGTCTTAGTTGCCAATCGGCAGGCGACAACGTAATTACGGAGGAATAGATGCAAAAACAAACAGAGACTACAGAAATCATTGTGCGCGATGCGCACCAAAATAATTTACAGCACGTCAACGTCCAGCTTCCGAAACACGAAATCACCGTCTTTTTAGGGGAATCTGGATCGGGGAAGTCATCGTTGGTCTTTGATACGGTGGCCGCCCAATCTCGTCGGGAGCTAAACGAAACCTTTCCGAGTTTTACCCAACAGTACCTCCCCAAGTACGGGCAACCGGAGGTCGGAGCGATTGAAAACCTTCCGGTCGCGATTGCCATTGAACAGAAGCAACTGACGGGGAACGCCCGCTCCACGTTGGCAACCTACACGGGCATTTATTCGTTATTACGCCTCCTGTACTCCCGGATTGGGGATCACTTTGTGGGTTATTCGGAGGTTTTTTCGTTTAACCTGCCCCAGGGAATGTGTCCCAAGTGTCAGGGATTGGGCTACGTCGATGATGTCGACGAAAGCAAGTTGATTGACCCAGAAAAGTCCCTGAACGAGGGAGCCATTACCTTCGTGAGCTTTCGGCCTGGGAGTTGGCGGTGGCGGCGCTATGGTGATTCGGGCCTTTTTGATAATGATAAACCGATTAAAGATTACACGCCCGCTGAGTACCAGCTATTAATGCACGCCCCTAAACAACCGTTTCCACATTCGCCAGCCGCCTTTAAAAGTACTGATTACGAAGGCGTGGTGCCTCGGATTGTGCGCTCCATTCTGCACAGCTCTGAGGGAAAGCACCACCAAGCGGCCATTGATGAAGTGGTCACGCGCCGGACGTGTCCCGTCTGTCAGGGAGCCCGGTTGAACCACCAGGCGCTCAGCGTCACGATTAACGGGGTTAACATTGCGGCAGCCACGCAGATGAATCTGGTTCAGTTTTTGGATTTTCTTAAGGGGATTCACGCCAAACTGGGGGACGAAATCATTCGGAGCTTAACCACTAAGTTACAGCCCCTAGTGGAAATTGGGCTGGGCTATTTAACGTTAGACCGGACGACCAGCACGTTATCGGGTGGGGAAGTGCAACGGATCAAAATCGCTAAACACCTCACGAATTCGTTATCGGACTTGCTATACGTGTTTGATGAACCTAGTGTTGGTCTCCATCCCCACGACATTCAGTTGATTAAAAAAGCGTTATTGAAATTGAAATCCAAGGGGAACACCATCTTTGTCGTGGACCATAATCCCGCCCTCTTTGCGATTGCCGACCATGTGGTCGAAGTTGGTCCGGAAGCCGGAGCGGCCGGCGGGAAAATCACTTTTACCGGAACGTATCCAGAGCTGCGGGATTCTAAAACGCTTACGGGAGAGTGGTTACGAAAACCGCATCAGTTGGCAACGACCCAGACTCCTCATGAATTTGTGAACTTGGAACACGTCTCGTTGCATAATCTACAGGACGTTAGTGTTAAGGTCCCGCTCGGCATCATGACGGTGTTTTCGGGGGTAGCTGGTTCTGGGAAGAGTTCTTTGGCTACGGCCTTAAAACAGAAACTGAACGGGCAGTACGTCGATCTAACCCAGCAAGTCGCAGGGATTAGCATTCGTTCGACGCCGGTAACGTATTTAAACCTCTTGAATCCAATTCGGCGGCTCTTTGGAAAAACCAATCACGTTTCCACCCAGCTCTTTAGCTATAACGGAAAGGGGGCGTGTCCGCGGTGTAAAGGCAAAGGGATCACGATTACCGACATGGCGTTCATGGATCCGGTTAAGCAGGTCTGTGAGGTGTGTGGTGGAAAACGGTATAGCCAAACAGCCTTACAGTACCAGTACCACGGAAAGGACATTGCGGCCGTGCTCGCCTTATCCGTCGACGAGGCGGTAACTTTCTTTGCTGAAGAGCCGGAGTTAGCACAACCGTTACAACGGCTGCAAAAGGTCGGACTCGGCTACCTGGGCTTAGACCAAGCCTTAACCACGGTTTCTGGTGGAGAGTTACAACGGCTTCGGTTAGCCCAAACGCTCGGCGAAAACGGCCAAATTTACTTTTTAGACGAACCAACCGCGGGTCTGCATCTAAAGGATACCGCGCAACTGATTCAGCTCTTTCAACAGTTAGTTCAAGCTGGGAACAGTTTGATCCTCGTTGAGCATAACCTAGATGTGATTAGTCAGGCTGACTGGCTAATTGACATTGGGCCGGGCGCTGGGAGCTACGGGGGCCAGGTAATGTACAGTGGGACTCCGCAGGGAGCGTTAACCACACCCACGTCACTGACGGGGCAAGCGTTGGCAACGTATTTGCACCAGCCAGCCGACGACTAAAATTAAGTAGATACCGCAACCAAAGGAGGAAAATGCATGGAACTCGATCAGCATCGGATGCCCCAAGTCACCAACCCCCGCTTTCGGCAGCACTATCATTTAATGCCACCGCAGGGTTGGATGAACGATCCCAACGGCTTTACTTACTTTCAAGGTTACTACCACCTGTTTTACCAGTATCATCCTTATGGAGTGGAGTGGGGTCCCATGCACTGGGGGCACGCCCGCAGTCGCGACTTAGTCCACTGGGAAACGTTACCGCCGGCACTGGCACCAGATAGCGCCGCCGATGAATCCGGTTGTTTTTCGGGAAGTGCGATTGTGAAAGATCACCGCTTGTTCCTCATTTACACGGGTCATCACGTTCCAGATGCCAGTCAGCCCGATGACTTTTGGCAAACCCAAAACGTGGCCGTGAGTGAAGATGGCATTCATTTTTATAAACTAGCTACGAATCCAGTCATTGCGGAACCGCCGGCGGATAACAGTCAACATTTTCGCGATCCGAAGGTATTGGAGCACGACGGAGAGTACGAGCTCATGTTAGGGAGTCAAGCGGCGCAGACTGGCACCGGCCGGGTGTTAAGGTACCGGTCGCAGAACCTCGTGGATTGGCAATTTCAGGGGGTCGTCACGGCGGCTGAGTCACCTGACGATGGTTATATGTGGGAATGTCCCGACCTGTTCCGCGTGAACGGGCAGGACGTCTTACTGATGTCACCCCAAGGGATTCCGGCGGGGGAACAAACTAATTTAAACCTCTACCAAACAAGCTACTACCTAGGACAATTCGACTTTGCCACTGGCAAGTATACTCATGATCAACTACGAGAATTGGACCACGGCCATGATTTTTACGCTGCCCAAACCATGTTGGCCCCCGATGGTCGACGAATCGTGATTGGGTGGCTGGATATGTGGGAAGCACCATTTCCAGAACAAGCTGACGGGTGGGCCGGGACGATGACGCTCCCGCGGGAACTAACGCTCCAACACGACCAGTTAATGATGTTTCCGGTGACCGAGGTGCAACAACTGCGCACAAAGCAGGTGCTTGCTGACCACTGGCAGGGTACGGAACGGTTGTTAGCGGTTCCAGACGCCCGTCACTTAGAACTGCACCTGCAAACAGAACTAACGGGCTGGCAGGGACGCCAGGTGACCCTGCGCTTGCACGCGGAACAACAGGATTTACAGCTGATCTACTATTCCCGCACGCAGCAATTAGTATTACAACGAGCCGGAGCGGATGCACAGCGCTTTGCGCAGCTCCGGCCCACAGAGCCGCTCGACGTGCACGTCTGGACCGATACCAGTTCGGTTGAGATCTTTGTAAACCACGGAGAAGCAGTGTTTAGCGAACGGTTTTATCCAGAGGTGAACCCGCAGGTGACCCTCACGGCTGATGCACCAGTGAACGTCGACCTAACCGCTTATCAGTTAGAATAAAAAAAGACCCTGAGGCATTCCTCAGGGTCTTTAACTTACCTAGTCATCTAGGTGGTGAGCCACCGTTGTCGCCGCAACAGCAGTATGCCGGTTCCGTTTGTCCGTTTTAAAGTAGACAAAGTCACCAATAGCGTACCGCCCGGCGCGATCAGGACCCGTAACCGTGGCACGGTTCAGCTGTTCGTCGATCGCAATTACATTATTACCAATTACTTTAGCAATAATCTGACCGCCATCGGCTGGAATGCCAACCGTAACCATGCCAACGCTGACACTGCGGTAGGTGGGTTCGTGATTTCGCATCGGATCAAGCTCCTTTCTGCAGTTTTCAAAGAACGACTGGGCCACGCTTTCGTGGCACCTTCATTATAGCATGAAAAAACCCGGCGTACGTTGAACGTGACGTCGGGTTCTTAGTTAGATAAACTGGGTATTAACGATTTGTTGGTAATTAAGCCAGAGAGCTGTATAGGGCGTACTACTCCCGGACTGCCAGGGTTTGGGTTTCCCGCAAAAATGGATGATGGCGGTCTTGGCCATGACCCAAGCTAGGTTTTCGGTACCCCCACTGCGGGTTAGATAGAGCAATGATTTGCGCGCGTCAAAGTTCCAGAGATCCTCTGAAATCTCCTTGGTATCATTACTATAGAGGTAGTTTAGGATGTCTTGATCCGGCAAAATGAGGTAATCGTGGTACTTCTCAATCGTATTAACAAGATCATCAACCTTAACTTTGTGGCGCATCTGATCTAAGTCCATCAGCATGACGCCTGAATTATAGTAGCCCCCGTCCGTTCCGAGGCGGAGGTTGTTGACGGAGCGCATGATGTCTGTGAGCCCCTTATGGACAGCGGCAGCAAACATTTTGCCCGCTAAATCAGTGTTCCAGAGGGGGCGCAGGTCGTTTGTGACCAGTAGGTCGGGATCTAGGTAGAGCACCCGATGCAGCGTCGGGGGTAACACGTTGGCGCACAGGAGCCGGAAGTACATTTCTTGTGGATAATGATAGGCACTCAAAAAGGACGCAGGGAGTTCGAGGTGTTCGTCCATCTGGATGATGTGAAGCTCCAACTCAAGCTGCTTAGCATAATTGTGAAGTTGTTCGTTCGTGGTAGCATCGGGGTCTGACTGTAGAAACCAGACTCGAAAGGGCACTCCCGGATTATTTAAGCGCAGCGAGTATAACATTACCCGCAGGGGTGGAATGTAGCTTTGGTTACAAGTAACCAAAATATCAAGTGGATTAGTGGTAGACATGGATCGACTCCCTTTCGTTCGGTTGTTGCTCGTAAAATAGTTCCTCATTATTTATTTTTACCAAATGTTGATGAGAAGCACAACTGCAAGTTTCAGAAGGGCAGATTGAAAAAATGAACGTATGGCAAAAACAGACGGGAGGATGAAAATGACGAAACGGCAGCAACACTGGCTGTTATTGGGAGCCAGCCTTATCATGGTGGTCCTCATGCTCAGTTCATTATGGTTGGATTTACCCCTGAGTCAGGCAGTGGTGAACTATCAGAGCTACTGGGGGACGGTGGGACAGA includes the following:
- a CDS encoding glycoside hydrolase family 32 protein codes for the protein MELDQHRMPQVTNPRFRQHYHLMPPQGWMNDPNGFTYFQGYYHLFYQYHPYGVEWGPMHWGHARSRDLVHWETLPPALAPDSAADESGCFSGSAIVKDHRLFLIYTGHHVPDASQPDDFWQTQNVAVSEDGIHFYKLATNPVIAEPPADNSQHFRDPKVLEHDGEYELMLGSQAAQTGTGRVLRYRSQNLVDWQFQGVVTAAESPDDGYMWECPDLFRVNGQDVLLMSPQGIPAGEQTNLNLYQTSYYLGQFDFATGKYTHDQLRELDHGHDFYAAQTMLAPDGRRIVIGWLDMWEAPFPEQADGWAGTMTLPRELTLQHDQLMMFPVTEVQQLRTKQVLADHWQGTERLLAVPDARHLELHLQTELTGWQGRQVTLRLHAEQQDLQLIYYSRTQQLVLQRAGADAQRFAQLRPTEPLDVHVWTDTSSVEIFVNHGEAVFSERFYPEVNPQVTLTADAPVNVDLTAYQLE
- a CDS encoding DegV family protein, producing the protein MIHIVTDSTAQLTPEEITENDLHVIPLQVSFEGKTYRDNVDITRQQFSDMLKDDETEFPKTSQPALGQFVETYEQILNDDPHGSIISIHLTHVISGTVETARSAAQQVEGDIRVIDSQSTDRGMAFEVLEAAKLAQKGSTPDEIEKAVVAMIPEISLHVFVNSFDYLVKGGRASRAVGFISSLIQLKPVLELKDDQLAIVAKCRGAKKMHKVRDEITETLIKDPKVKEVGLSYVDSTEDVDVVANRIKEARPDIHVLVRLTCPVIMTHVGPGGFAIIYK
- a CDS encoding MDR family MFS transporter codes for the protein MSRAPRSEIRLTSVLIYSLLLNSGAALMWPLTTVYMHDTLHESLTVAGTVLFIMSCFMVLGNYLGGRLFDRWSPYQTAIISISIALIAVIWLIFAHGWPMFAILLFVYGLGEGASLTLLNAYAAKVQSRSTRQVFNSVYIGVNLGVVIGTTAVGYLMKYGVAVVFTVAAFFYVILLLMTILEFNVKFPPVQAHLHAAGDQGVDMGPTPRPRPRLIWLICGMVFFIYLSYTLWESVMPVHMGDLHISFEKYSLIWPINGLLIVIGQPIVNRIGLHFRMVPQIAFGVTVFAATFFMLIWARDYHWFVIIMVILTLGEMNGLPAIPAWIDSLADARAKGRYQGMFNIFMSLGRAVGPLFGGLMVEWFNYPILFAVAGSSILLALGAVLVANRQATT
- a CDS encoding glycosyltransferase family 8 protein — protein: MSTTNPLDILVTCNQSYIPPLRVMLYSLRLNNPGVPFRVWFLQSDPDATTNEQLHNYAKQLELELHIIQMDEHLELPASFLSAYHYPQEMYFRLLCANVLPPTLHRVLYLDPDLLVTNDLRPLWNTDLAGKMFAAAVHKGLTDIMRSVNNLRLGTDGGYYNSGVMLMDLDQMRHKVKVDDLVNTIEKYHDYLILPDQDILNYLYSNDTKEISEDLWNFDARKSLLYLTRSGGTENLAWVMAKTAIIHFCGKPKPWQSGSSTPYTALWLNYQQIVNTQFI
- a CDS encoding ATP-binding cassette domain-containing protein, whose protein sequence is MQKQTETTEIIVRDAHQNNLQHVNVQLPKHEITVFLGESGSGKSSLVFDTVAAQSRRELNETFPSFTQQYLPKYGQPEVGAIENLPVAIAIEQKQLTGNARSTLATYTGIYSLLRLLYSRIGDHFVGYSEVFSFNLPQGMCPKCQGLGYVDDVDESKLIDPEKSLNEGAITFVSFRPGSWRWRRYGDSGLFDNDKPIKDYTPAEYQLLMHAPKQPFPHSPAAFKSTDYEGVVPRIVRSILHSSEGKHHQAAIDEVVTRRTCPVCQGARLNHQALSVTINGVNIAAATQMNLVQFLDFLKGIHAKLGDEIIRSLTTKLQPLVEIGLGYLTLDRTTSTLSGGEVQRIKIAKHLTNSLSDLLYVFDEPSVGLHPHDIQLIKKALLKLKSKGNTIFVVDHNPALFAIADHVVEVGPEAGAAGGKITFTGTYPELRDSKTLTGEWLRKPHQLATTQTPHEFVNLEHVSLHNLQDVSVKVPLGIMTVFSGVAGSGKSSLATALKQKLNGQYVDLTQQVAGISIRSTPVTYLNLLNPIRRLFGKTNHVSTQLFSYNGKGACPRCKGKGITITDMAFMDPVKQVCEVCGGKRYSQTALQYQYHGKDIAAVLALSVDEAVTFFAEEPELAQPLQRLQKVGLGYLGLDQALTTVSGGELQRLRLAQTLGENGQIYFLDEPTAGLHLKDTAQLIQLFQQLVQAGNSLILVEHNLDVISQADWLIDIGPGAGSYGGQVMYSGTPQGALTTPTSLTGQALATYLHQPADD
- a CDS encoding LysM peptidoglycan-binding domain-containing protein, yielding MKFKGLKTAAAITAVSAGVLFAGANNADASTNVTVKSGDTLSQIAQDYNVTVQSLKEANKIQDINRIYVGETFVIGDNGNVQVAAPQAPAAQPHYEVKQATAQPAAQTETPAAQPAEASQPAAQPVQAQAQAQAPAKTEAPAAQPVQAQAQTPAQPATQQQPAAKPAVAAQPAQTQAPAATQASSNTGAESDGSLDSIAAVESGGSYTARNGQYIGKYQLSSSYLNGDYSPANQERVARQYAISRYGSVANAVAFRNAHNYW